One part of the Stigmatopora argus isolate UIUO_Sarg chromosome 8, RoL_Sarg_1.0, whole genome shotgun sequence genome encodes these proteins:
- the gabrb3 gene encoding gamma-aminobutyric acid receptor subunit beta-3, with amino-acid sequence MKKTMQIWWTLTLGFWSVCGELPFVAENNAAMLVNWNAVDGNKKLQVIYDTSIKEPGNMSFVKDTVDKLLKGYDIRLRPDFGGAPVAVGMSIDVASIDMVSEVNMDYTLTMYFQQYWRDKRLAYLGIPLNLTLDNRVADQLWVPDTYFLNDKKSFVHGVTVKNRMIRLHPDGTVLYGLRITTTAACMMDLRRYPLDEQNCTLEIESYGYTTDDIEFYWKGGDTAVTGVTRIELPQFSIVDYKLVSRNVVFSTGAYPRLSLSFKLKRNIGYFILQTYMPSILITILSWVSFWINYDASAARVALGITTVLTMTTINTHLRETLPKIPYVKAIDMYLMGCFVFVFLALLEYAFVNYIFFGRGPQIQKKLAERAQKANNDRAAFDRPKADSQGNILLTTLEIHNEVGGGHAITTSTTTRSSTNSSLYDATRNSTPVPLDNSSGLQYRRSSGRAARQFAGPDGRRSRLRRRSSQLKIKIPDLTDVNAIDRWSRFIFPFSFSFFNVVYWLYYVN; translated from the exons GAATGCAGTTGATGGAAATAAAAAGCTGCAAGTGATCTACGATACAAG TATTAAGGAACCTGGCAACATGTCGTTCGTCAAAGACACGGTGGACAAACTTTTAAAGGGATATGACATTCGTCTCAGGCCGGATTTTGGAG GTGCTCCCGTGGCGGTTGGGATGAGCATAGATGTGGCTAGCATAGACATGGTGTCCGAGGTCAATATG GACTACACACTGACCATGTACTTCCAGCAATACTGGCGGGACAAGAGGCTAGCCTACCTGGGCATCCCCCTCAACCTCACCCTGGACAATCGGGTGGCGGACCAGCTGTGGGTGCCCGACACCTACTTCCTCAACGACAAGAAATCCTTCGTGCACGGAGTTACCGTGAAAAACCGGATGATTCGTCTGCACCCAGACGGCACCGTCCTTTACGGCCTCAG AATCACCACGACGGCCGCCTGCATGATGGACCTGAGGCGATACCCGCTGGACGAGCAGAACTGCACGCTGGAGATTGAGAGCT ATGGCTACACGACGGACGACATCGAGTTTTACTGGAAAGGCGGCGACACAGCCGTGACCGGCGTCACGCGCATCGAGCTGCCGCAGTTCTCCATCGTGGACTACAAGCTGGTCTCCAGAAATGTGGTATTTTCCACAG GTGCCTACCCTCGGCTGTCTCTAAGCTTCAAACTGAAAAGGAATATCGGCTACTTCATCCTGCAGACGTATATGCCCTCCATCCTGATCACCATCCTGTCCTGGGTCTCCTTCTGGATCAACTACGACGCCTCGGCCGCCAGAGTCGCTTTAG GGATCACCACGGTGCTGACCATGACCACCATCAACACGCACCTGAGGGAGACGCTGCCCAAAATCCCGTACGTGAAGGCCATCGACATGTACTTGATGGGTTGCTTCGTCTTTGTCTTCCTGGCCCTGCTGGAGTACGCGTTTGTCAACTACATCTTCTTCGGGCGGGGGCCGCAAATACAGAAGAAGCTGGCCGAGCGGGCGCAGAAGGCCAACAACGACCGGGCCGCTTTCGACCGGCCCAAG GCTGACTCTCAGGGGAACATCCTGCTCACCACCCTGGAAATCCACAACGAAGTGGGCGGCGGCCACGCCATCACCACCAGCACCACCACCCGCAGCAGCACCAACAGCAGCTTGTACGACGCCACGCGTAACTCCACCCCCGTCCCGCTGGACAACTCTTCGGGTCTCCAGTACAGACGCAGCAGCGGGCGGGCCGCCCGTCAATTCGCCGGGCCGGACGGGAGGCGGAGCCGCCTGAGGAGGCGGTCTTCCCAGCTGAAAATCAAAATCCCCGACCTGACGGACGTGAACGCCATCGACCGCTGGTCGCGCTTCATCTTTCCCTTCTCGTTTTCCTTCTTTAACGTCGTCTACTGGCTCTACTACGTCAattaa